GAAACCCTAGTCGGTGGCAAAGCTATCTGTACTGCCGCATGGACGACCTGTGCCGTGGGCTCGGTGGCCCGCAGGAGCTGTGTCCTCAGATGCGGATAGCCGAGGTGGGCTGCCTGGAGGGGCGGTTTCTGGCGGAACTGGCCGCCCAAGGGCACCACGTTGTGGGGTGCGACCTGAACGAAGACGCGGTGCCCCTCGGACGGGGCCATCTGGGATTGGATCTGCGGGTGGGAACCGTTGAGGAATGTATGCCCATGTGGGGATGTTTCGATCTTGTCATTGCCTTGCATGTACTGCAGCATTGCCTTTGCCCACGAACAGAACTGGCCACCTGGGTCCGTCTGCTCGCTCCTGGCGGGCGACTTGTGGTGCATGTCGGACTCAATCGTGATGATTATGAGAGCAAATGGTGCATGCAGTATTTCACCGAGCGATCAATCCGAAAACTCATGGGCTTTTTTTTCGACAAGATTGTCTTTCGGAAACATCCTCGCCCGAATCCGGACGAGAAGGACAAAGATATTGGGGCCGTCGTCGGGTATCTCGGGCCTGCGGGAGCGCCCCCCCCCGGGCACGACGGTCTCATAGGACAGCAGACATGACGCGCAGCCGAGGTCGTATTTTTGTCTCCCTGCGGCATCATACCGCAAAGAGCGCGTCGACTCCCTCGGGAGCCTATGGATTTTGCCAGATGTTTTATTCGGCCTTGCCCTCTCTCCGGGCCGCATCATCCCATCCGCACGAGCGGGTACTGCCCAAAAAATGCGGGGAAATAAGCATGCTTTTTGAAATTGCGGCCTCCAACGCCTACATGAGCGACAATGAAAAATTCCTGTTGTCCCTGTGCGCGGCCAGCCTGCCGCAGGGCAGCGTCGTGGTGGAGATTGGGGCCTTTCTGGGCGGATCAGCCCACATTATGCTTTTGGCGTCCGCCGGGCGTATTGTGCTGCATTCCGTGGACATTGAGGACAAAATCCCGAATGACCTCCGCAGTCATCGGAACTTCACCTTCCACCTCGGAACAGGGGCGGCCGTCGCAAGTCGTGAGGCCCTGGAGGTGGACATGCTTTTCGTGGACGGCGACCATAGTTTTCGCGGTATCCGGGAGGATATCCTGGCCTTTTGGCCGCAGCTTCGGGATGGAGCGCTGGTCGTAGCTCACGACGTGCTGAACATGCAACACCTGGGCGTTCGCATCTTTGTGGAAACCCTTTTGGGAAACGGCAACCTGACCAAGCCGGTCCATGCCGACACCATGGTGGCGGCCCGTGTGGACAAGCGCGTGGCGCTGCCCGCCGCTTCCGACTACGTTCGGACAGCCAGGAAGCTTTCCCAAGTCTTTGGCAGGCCGAGGAGCTGGATTGCCGAGGGCGTGGCCCCCGCAGTCCTACTGTCCAAGGCGTATGTGGACATGCCGCCCCCAGCGGAGGATCTCTTCCTGGTGGGTAAGGGGAAGCGGGGCGATTTTGTCCATCGGTTTCTTGGGCTCGATTATCATGCTCCCATCGATTCCTGGGAGGCCCGCCGTACAGACGCCCGTTATTATGTATGTAGCGCCTTTTTCCCACGTATTTTCACTCATCTTGTTTGGGATGTCAGGGTTGCACCGGAGAATATTTTCGATGTTACGCCACAGGTTATCTCACGCTGGATGCTGCAGGACATTTTAAACAACAAGGCGAAGAGACTTCTAAATGCCTATCAGGTGGAATGCGAGAGGGAACTTGTTTCCGGTCTCCTTAATCTTCTCAGCGAATCCGAGGTGTACAGGATGTACGAAAACGGTTTTCTTTGCGATCTGTTTCTTTACCTGACAGCCAGTTTTCCGCCGCAGGCTACGATTTAGTGAGACGCATGGCCAAAAATGAATGATGACATGGATGTGAAAATTTACTTGAGAGGGCATTCTATGAACGATATGCCGTTGCAAACAATACTCACTTCATGCGATGACTTTCGTCTTACAGAAGCAGATATACGTTTTCCAATGGTTTCGATTATTATTACCTCGTATAACTATGCGAGATATATTATCCAATGTCTGGATTCAGTGCAACGGCAGACCTATCCCAACTGGGAAATGATCATTGTGGACGATGCATCAACGGATGGTACGATCGAGATACTGGAAGCTTATGTGGCCAGGCATGTCGACGGCAAAGCCATACAGTATGTGCGACGTTCGCAAAACGGCGGCCAGATGGAGGCCTTCCGCGAGGGGCTCTCCCGGGCCAGGGGGGCGTTCGTTATGATGCTCGACGCGGACGACGTGCTGCTCCCGGATTTTTTGGATAACCATATGCGCGTGCATTTAGGCAAGAAGGCCGTGGCCTTCACCAGTTCCAATCAATACCAGATCAATGAAAACGGCGAGATCATTTGCGGAGATCATCCCGACCATCTAGGGAAAGGCGAATATCGTTATGTGCCCCAGCAGTTGTTCCATGATACCTGGTGGGCTTGGGCTACGGCCAGCTCCATGGTCTTTCGTCGCAGCACACTTGATCTGATCATGCCCGACCCGGGCGTCACGTTTCGCATCTGTGCGGACTATTACCTTGCACATTTTTGTCAGCAGGTGGGGAATTCCATACTTATACCTGGAATTTACGGATGCTATCGACGCCATGGTGCAAATAACTTCAGCGCAAACCCTCTTCTGGGGGCGATCAACGCAATGGGTGATTTTTCCCGCCATCCTCCACACAAGGATTATCGGGAGGCAATGGCGTTGCATGTTTTGAACCATTACGATCAATTCAAGCCCATTTTTGGCCATATGGGCATTCTGATCATGCTTTTCCGCATCCTCCCCTACAAGGAGATGAAGGATGTGTTGCGCAACCACGGAGAAAAATTTGCGACTCTGAAGGGAAACCTCCTCAAGAAGCATAAGAAATTTTGCTCCACGCGGAAATATTATGACCGTAGTCCCTGGGAAGAACGGTTGATGCGCATCGACCCTCCCCAACAGTATTTCGTCCCACCGCCTCCGACGCCGGGAAGGATTGTCTCAACGGCCATCAAGAAGCGGATGAAACGGTTCTTTCTCGGCAGCAATCATGAAGGCGAAAAGCATGATAAATAGGTTTGAGGGGGTAGAATGATATGGCAAAAAGACCTGTTAATGTGGGATTCATCATGGCCAGGGGTGGCGGTTCCACATTTTACCGCAAAAACGCCTATCCCATACTCGGTCGCCCGGTGCTTGCCTGGGCTATCGATACCATGCAGCGGGCAGGATTTATAGACCATATATATGTTTGGACCGAAGACCAAAATCTTGCGGATATCGCGGAAAAGGCCGGCGCCATTCATCTCGAACGTCCTAGGGACATGGTCCACTATTATTCCGGCGCCTGGACCATTGGCCAGTGGCAGCACCTGCAGGACCGGCAGATCAAGGAACATCTGGACGGCGAATACGATTACATCGTGCCGTTCAATTGCAATTGCATCGGTTTGCGGCCTGAAAGTTTGAGGGCCATGTACGACGCCCTGCGGTTAGCGGATGAGAAATATTTCCGTATTCTTCCAGTTTGCCGCATCAAAAGTGGGCTGTGCATGCATACGCCGACTGGCGGGCATTTATTTCCGTTCTGGAATGACAAGGATAAGCCGCTGGGAGACACGTTGCTTCCATTATATCGTCTGATTGGCGTAGGCATCGTGCATCGGACAAAGGCAAATACCGGTGATGTCGCCACCCTGTACCACGAAGTTCCGGAGTACGAAGGTTTCGACTTCCAGAGCAGGCAGGATATCCCTTTTGCTGAGTATTACATGCAGTCAAGACTCGATGAAGTAGATGGGGCGACCAAATGAAAACGAACGCCATGATCCTGGCCTTGTCCTGGATTACGCCTTTTGCTGATGCGTTGTGGAATGTTCCCCTGGACAAGGATGGAACGGTCTTGGATCATGTCCTGAAAAATTGCAGGGAAAGCGGAGTTATTGACGATTTGTGCGTCGTGACGGATCTGCCGTCGCTCATCGGGAAGCACGAGACTCTGGGCGTGCGTATTTTTGAATGTCCAGGATTCTATCGTGGCCATCCATTTAACTATCTTGATATCGAACAGCATGTGTTGTATCGAGAGTTTGACCTTTGTCTTGCTGCTGAGCTTCAATCCGACATGATATTTCAGGTTTCATGGAACACACCATTGATCTCTGGGCGAATACTGGAGCGCATGTATCACAAGTTGCTGGACGATCCGATCATGGCTCGCGTTGTTCCCATTTGTCCTGTCGATCCACACCTCTATACGAAGGTTCCTGAGAGCAAGGAGTTTTTTCCTGTTTGGGAACACCGGAGTATTGACAGACAGATGTACCACCAGCTTTACCAAGTTGTTCCGGTTGTTCTGACACACTGGACACGTCTGCTCAGCACTATTCCAAATATTATGGGATTGCCCGTAGAGCCTGCCTCATGCTACACACTAAACACGGAAGAGGAGGTGGGGTTGTTACGACATTTGTTTGATTACCAGAAACGAATCAAAGAAGATATCTGAAATGATGCGAGTTGCTTTTTACCCAGAAGTTGTGGTGCGTTGTT
Above is a genomic segment from Desulfolutivibrio sulfodismutans DSM 3696 containing:
- a CDS encoding class I SAM-dependent methyltransferase, translating into MKCRLLPGCPVCGGAYEFLVLSPDKRRIAVCYECSHVFVADPISPEKLRNYFQGRPAFEGSYAGLTFEDIGNPSRWQSYLYCRMDDLCRGLGGPQELCPQMRIAEVGCLEGRFLAELAAQGHHVVGCDLNEDAVPLGRGHLGLDLRVGTVEECMPMWGCFDLVIALHVLQHCLCPRTELATWVRLLAPGGRLVVHVGLNRDDYESKWCMQYFTERSIRKLMGFFFDKIVFRKHPRPNPDEKDKDIGAVVGYLGPAGAPPPGHDGLIGQQT
- a CDS encoding class I SAM-dependent methyltransferase — protein: MLFEIAASNAYMSDNEKFLLSLCAASLPQGSVVVEIGAFLGGSAHIMLLASAGRIVLHSVDIEDKIPNDLRSHRNFTFHLGTGAAVASREALEVDMLFVDGDHSFRGIREDILAFWPQLRDGALVVAHDVLNMQHLGVRIFVETLLGNGNLTKPVHADTMVAARVDKRVALPAASDYVRTARKLSQVFGRPRSWIAEGVAPAVLLSKAYVDMPPPAEDLFLVGKGKRGDFVHRFLGLDYHAPIDSWEARRTDARYYVCSAFFPRIFTHLVWDVRVAPENIFDVTPQVISRWMLQDILNNKAKRLLNAYQVECERELVSGLLNLLSESEVYRMYENGFLCDLFLYLTASFPPQATI
- a CDS encoding glycosyltransferase family 2 protein, which codes for MDVKIYLRGHSMNDMPLQTILTSCDDFRLTEADIRFPMVSIIITSYNYARYIIQCLDSVQRQTYPNWEMIIVDDASTDGTIEILEAYVARHVDGKAIQYVRRSQNGGQMEAFREGLSRARGAFVMMLDADDVLLPDFLDNHMRVHLGKKAVAFTSSNQYQINENGEIICGDHPDHLGKGEYRYVPQQLFHDTWWAWATASSMVFRRSTLDLIMPDPGVTFRICADYYLAHFCQQVGNSILIPGIYGCYRRHGANNFSANPLLGAINAMGDFSRHPPHKDYREAMALHVLNHYDQFKPIFGHMGILIMLFRILPYKEMKDVLRNHGEKFATLKGNLLKKHKKFCSTRKYYDRSPWEERLMRIDPPQQYFVPPPPTPGRIVSTAIKKRMKRFFLGSNHEGEKHDK
- a CDS encoding cytidylyltransferase domain-containing protein, with translation MAKRPVNVGFIMARGGGSTFYRKNAYPILGRPVLAWAIDTMQRAGFIDHIYVWTEDQNLADIAEKAGAIHLERPRDMVHYYSGAWTIGQWQHLQDRQIKEHLDGEYDYIVPFNCNCIGLRPESLRAMYDALRLADEKYFRILPVCRIKSGLCMHTPTGGHLFPFWNDKDKPLGDTLLPLYRLIGVGIVHRTKANTGDVATLYHEVPEYEGFDFQSRQDIPFAEYYMQSRLDEVDGATK